In Nitrospirota bacterium, the following proteins share a genomic window:
- a CDS encoding roadblock/LC7 domain-containing protein — translation MAGSDLVMYDNEFGKIDEELQRLHQQANANVVFLVDKSGQLIASAGDTHNIDTTSLASLTAGNIAATGGIARLLGEKEFTILFHEGEKDNIHISLIGQRIILVVIFDQRSSLGLVRLRVKKTSEVLARIFDEITSKAEKEKVEGGKASESPFAEISDEDIDNLFK, via the coding sequence ATGGCCGGTTCTGACCTTGTGATGTATGACAATGAGTTCGGGAAGATTGACGAGGAACTCCAGAGACTTCACCAACAGGCAAATGCAAACGTTGTCTTCCTTGTGGATAAAAGCGGCCAGCTTATAGCCTCTGCAGGAGATACCCATAATATTGATACCACATCCCTTGCATCACTTACAGCGGGAAATATCGCAGCCACAGGGGGAATTGCAAGGCTTCTTGGAGAAAAGGAATTTACGATACTCTTTCACGAAGGGGAAAAAGACAACATCCATATATCATTGATTGGACAGAGGATTATACTTGTTGTGATATTTGACCAGAGGTCTTCGCTCGGGCTTGTAAGGCTCAGGGTGAAGAAGACTTCCGAAGTCCTCGCAAGAATATTTGACGAGATAACGAGCAAGGCAGAAAAAGAAAAAGTGGAAGGCGGCAAAGCATCAGAATCGCCCTTCGCGGAGATAAGTGATGAGGATATTGATAATCTTTTCAAGTAG
- a CDS encoding pyruvate ferredoxin oxidoreductase (catalyzes the formation of acetyl-CoA from pyruvate and coenzyme A) gives MATPLTLKELSKKEILLTSGHRMCSGCGAPIIVKMVLLASDYPIVAANATGCLEVSTCISDYTAWKIPWIHNAFENAAATLSGVETMYRSLKKQGKIDKDIKFIAFGGDGGTYDIGFQSLSGAMERGHDMLYVCYDNGAYMNTGIQRSSATPYGADTTTCPAGSVIQGKPQPRKNLTKIMAAHDIPYTAQASPSHWMDLVKKVKKALEIKGPKFMNIIAPCNRGWRSRTDDAIMLSRLAVETCYWPLYEIENGVSKVTFKPKEKKPLVDFLRPQGRFKHLFAPGNENMLKNFQEMVDKEWDFLIKASGTE, from the coding sequence ATGGCGACACCACTTACATTAAAAGAACTTTCAAAAAAAGAGATACTGTTAACATCAGGGCACCGGATGTGTTCAGGCTGCGGTGCTCCTATTATTGTGAAAATGGTGCTTCTTGCTTCGGACTATCCGATAGTTGCAGCCAATGCAACCGGATGTCTTGAAGTCTCTACGTGCATATCTGATTACACGGCATGGAAAATCCCATGGATACATAATGCATTTGAGAATGCCGCGGCAACGCTTTCAGGCGTAGAGACGATGTACAGGTCTTTGAAAAAACAGGGGAAGATTGACAAGGATATTAAGTTCATCGCATTTGGAGGCGACGGAGGCACTTATGACATAGGGTTTCAGAGCCTTTCCGGAGCAATGGAGCGCGGGCATGATATGCTTTATGTATGCTATGACAACGGCGCATATATGAATACAGGCATTCAGCGTTCAAGCGCCACTCCTTACGGAGCTGATACGACAACCTGTCCTGCGGGAAGCGTTATCCAAGGCAAGCCTCAGCCGAGAAAAAACCTCACAAAGATAATGGCTGCGCATGATATTCCATACACAGCGCAGGCGTCGCCAAGCCACTGGATGGACCTTGTAAAGAAAGTAAAAAAGGCGCTTGAAATTAAGGGCCCCAAGTTTATGAATATAATCGCCCCTTGTAATCGCGGCTGGAGGTCAAGGACAGACGATGCAATAATGCTCAGCAGGCTCGCTGTTGAGACATGCTACTGGCCGCTTTATGAGATAGAGAACGGAGTCTCAAAAGTAACCTTTAAGCCAAAGGAAAAGAAGCCGCTTGTGGATTTCCTTAGGCCTCAGGGAAGATTCAAGCACCTTTTTGCTCCTGGAAATGAGAATATGCTTAAAAATTTTCAGGAAATGGTGGACAAGGAGTGGGACTTTCTGATTAAGGCATCAGGAACAGAATAA
- a CDS encoding GTPase domain-containing protein, whose amino-acid sequence MSFINYSSREINCKIVYYGPGLCGKTTNLQFIYKKTNPEQKGKLISLATESERTLFFDFLPLALGDIRGFKVRFHLYTVPGQVFYAASRKLILKGVDGVIFVADSQIERMEANMESLEDLSINLAEQGYAIEKLSYAVQYNKRDLPNVAPVEEMNKLLNVNGVQWFEGVATTGVGVFETLKGVAKQVLLELKKHY is encoded by the coding sequence GTGTCTTTTATAAATTATTCTTCCAGAGAAATCAACTGTAAAATCGTATATTACGGTCCGGGGCTTTGTGGAAAGACCACAAACCTTCAATTCATATACAAGAAGACAAACCCTGAACAGAAGGGCAAGCTTATCTCTTTGGCTACGGAAAGCGAGAGGACTCTGTTCTTTGACTTTCTTCCGTTGGCGCTTGGTGACATAAGAGGGTTCAAGGTAAGGTTTCATCTGTATACAGTTCCGGGGCAGGTCTTTTATGCGGCAAGCAGAAAATTAATCCTTAAGGGAGTGGATGGGGTCATATTCGTTGCTGATTCGCAGATAGAGAGAATGGAGGCTAACATGGAGAGTTTAGAGGATCTCAGTATAAATCTTGCAGAGCAGGGCTATGCCATAGAAAAGCTGTCATACGCAGTACAATACAACAAGAGAGACCTTCCTAATGTTGCCCCAGTCGAAGAGATGAATAAACTTCTCAATGTAAACGGTGTCCAGTGGTTTGAGGGAGTGGCAACTACCGGCGTAGGGGTTTTCGAGACGCTGAAA